CCTACCTCGAATAAGCCACTCTCACCTGCGCATTCCGGGGCCCAGGAAGGGTTCCGGAAAACACCTTCCCGACCGACGTCCGAATGCCGTTCCGTTCCCTCCGCGCGCGCGAACGGTTAGGGTGGAGAGCACGATGAACACTCCCCGGATCGGACAGCGAAACACCCGCCAGCGTGCGGCAGTGGTCGACACGCTCGAAGGGATGACCACCTTCGCCAGTGCGCAGGACATCCACGCCACCCTCAGCGAACGTGGCCACAAGGTCGGTTTGACGACGGTGTACCGCACCCTCCAACAACTGAACACCCAGGGGATGATCGACACGCTGCAGGACGACAGCGGTGAAATGCTCTACCGGAGCTGCAGCTCCGTGCATCACCACCATCACCTGGTGTGCACGTCGTGCAGAAAAGCGGTGGAGATCGACGGAGGTCCGGTGGAACGGTGGGCCACGGATGTCGCCCGTCAGCACGGCTTCGTGATGACCGGACACACGGCCGACGTCTTCGGACTCTGCACCGACTGTGCCCGCAAGCAACGCCTAAACTGAGCGTCGCCTGGAGCTCTCCCTATGCTGCGGCAACGTCGAACAAACTTCCCAGGGCAAATGTCACGGCTGCCGCGCCGAAACCGATCGCCAGCTGTCGCAATGCCCGTTTCCAGGGAGACATCCC
The genomic region above belongs to Corynebacterium glyciniphilum AJ 3170 and contains:
- a CDS encoding Fur family transcriptional regulator, whose product is MNTPRIGQRNTRQRAAVVDTLEGMTTFASAQDIHATLSERGHKVGLTTVYRTLQQLNTQGMIDTLQDDSGEMLYRSCSSVHHHHHLVCTSCRKAVEIDGGPVERWATDVARQHGFVMTGHTADVFGLCTDCARKQRLN